One part of the Candidatus Neomarinimicrobiota bacterium genome encodes these proteins:
- a CDS encoding glycoside hydrolase family 127 protein, producing the protein MNGVIIILIYIFLMLCDVTSGKNYLRYPISKVDIKNVKINDNFWFPKIKKIQEITIPYAFEKCEKEGRMDNFLVAGGVKKGKYRGKMPFDDTDLYKIIEGASYSLITLPDAKLEAYLDSVIDIIKVGQESDGYITTWFTIDRKNPPAWWVKPSKKRWENLVSSHELYNSGHLFHAAVAHYLSTGKRNFLDIAIKNADLLVKNFGQDKLSVPPGHQIVESGLIRLYEVTGNRNYLELAKFFLDIRGDSTTHKLYGEYSQDHKPVTRQTEAVGHAVRAVYMYAAMTDIAAIFEDTAYLNAVSRLWENVVNKKMYITGGIGSRHEGEAFGKNYELPNLTAYCETCASIGNVLWNHKMFLLFGDSKYYDIIERTLYNGIISGISIDGTKFFYPNPLESDGKYAFNQGTCTRKPWFDCSCCPTNLIRFIPYIPGLIYANDKNSIYVNLFISSKAEILIGDTKVIVEQETDYPWDGHIRIFVNPEKSKKFSLKLRIPGWTQGRPVPGDLYCYKDAEKVKIILKINKKKKKLKINNKGYAEIIKRWKKGDKVELIFPMKVRMVIANKNVIEDRNKVAFEYGPFVYCAEEVDNKNISDITIPNNIEFNIKGMKILSEKVLAIESTFNNESLILIPYYVWSNRGIGKMKVWFPIVN; encoded by the coding sequence ATGAACGGGGTAATAATAATCTTAATTTATATTTTTTTGATGCTTTGCGATGTAACTAGTGGTAAAAATTATCTACGATATCCCATTTCAAAGGTAGATATAAAAAATGTTAAAATTAATGATAACTTTTGGTTTCCAAAGATAAAGAAAATTCAGGAAATAACCATTCCTTACGCTTTTGAAAAGTGTGAAAAAGAAGGCAGAATGGATAATTTTTTAGTAGCTGGTGGTGTAAAAAAAGGTAAATACAGGGGGAAAATGCCTTTTGATGATACTGATTTATATAAAATTATTGAGGGTGCGTCTTATTCGCTGATTACATTACCTGATGCTAAACTTGAAGCCTATTTGGATTCAGTAATTGACATAATAAAGGTAGGTCAAGAATCTGATGGATACATAACAACATGGTTTACCATTGATAGAAAGAATCCTCCAGCGTGGTGGGTGAAGCCCTCCAAGAAAAGATGGGAAAATCTTGTAAGTAGTCATGAATTATACAATAGTGGGCACTTGTTTCATGCTGCCGTTGCTCACTATTTATCAACTGGTAAAAGAAATTTTTTGGATATTGCTATAAAGAATGCTGATTTGCTGGTGAAAAATTTTGGGCAGGATAAATTGAGTGTACCTCCCGGGCATCAGATTGTTGAAAGCGGACTTATCAGGTTGTATGAAGTTACTGGTAATAGAAATTATCTTGAGCTTGCTAAATTTTTTCTAGATATCAGGGGGGATTCAACGACTCATAAGCTTTATGGAGAATATAGTCAGGACCACAAACCTGTTACAAGGCAAACTGAGGCTGTTGGACATGCAGTAAGAGCAGTATATATGTATGCTGCGATGACAGATATTGCAGCAATTTTTGAAGATACGGCATATTTAAATGCTGTTAGCAGGTTATGGGAAAACGTTGTAAACAAAAAAATGTATATAACTGGTGGAATTGGTTCAAGACATGAGGGTGAGGCATTTGGTAAGAATTATGAATTACCAAATCTTACAGCATATTGTGAGACATGCGCATCAATAGGGAATGTTTTATGGAATCACAAGATGTTTCTCCTATTTGGGGATTCAAAGTATTATGATATAATAGAAAGAACCTTATATAATGGTATTATATCCGGAATATCAATTGATGGTACAAAATTCTTTTATCCAAATCCTTTGGAATCCGATGGTAAATATGCTTTCAATCAGGGTACTTGCACTCGAAAACCATGGTTTGACTGTTCTTGTTGCCCGACAAACTTAATTAGGTTTATACCGTATATACCAGGTCTCATTTATGCTAATGATAAAAATAGTATATATGTAAATTTATTCATTTCAAGTAAAGCAGAAATACTTATAGGTGATACCAAAGTCATAGTTGAGCAAGAGACTGATTATCCGTGGGATGGGCATATAAGAATTTTTGTAAATCCAGAAAAGAGTAAAAAATTCTCATTAAAATTACGCATACCTGGGTGGACTCAAGGGAGACCTGTTCCGGGTGACCTATACTGTTATAAAGATGCGGAAAAAGTGAAAATAATTCTGAAGATAAATAAGAAAAAGAAGAAGTTAAAAATCAACAATAAAGGCTATGCTGAAATTATAAAGAGGTGGAAAAAGGGGGATAAAGTAGAATTGATTTTTCCAATGAAAGTACGTATGGTGATAGCGAATAAAAATGTTATTGAAGATAGAAATAAAGTGGCTTTTGAATATGGTCCCTTTGTATACTGTGCAGAGGAGGTTGATAATAAAAATATTTCAGATATTACAATCCCGAATAATATTGAATTTAATATAAAAGGTATGAAGATACTATCGGAAAAGGTTTTAGCTATTGAAAGTACATTTAATAATGAAAGTCTCATTCTTATTCCCTATTATGTATGGTCAAATAGAGGTATTGGAAAAATGAAGGTATGGTTTCCTATAGTGAATTGA
- a CDS encoding T9SS type A sorting domain-containing protein, producing MKKKRNIWPVFVMCILFLSGIALQAQVIDFEDYEIGDTLDVIGWNTGETAVIDTLPGEPGNKALKFTPNNYNAAPVVKVVLEEGKTLADYDSIKIKFFFKQGDVGWKDIIVEAYQDSPTAQAYNNSSVKVGSYNRNVNEASTEWEEIAFKLTNPSPGYLASLEDTIYLAFGINCAGTGNIGGTGVTTIWYADDIEFILRTFPIPVYKWGKDRLNADTNWDLLNVPEMPRGDVIFGDTTLTNPPSGWATIAGGFDEVQATTDKAVIIRGKLELIGGGGGSAYTHMRYAVAYQDSAVLKYQNTDSAKWESPKNWFSYLFTPRTGMGTMSNTWRGVPAYAKVGVVWREPDGSWYSTNSAGTWALSQQLQAPRNAEMIAGMYDFAISVRVLPDSINEIRWYLVEENNKYWFGGVAYDSVMITTKFNQICFGFNKDSQTKLVKLYGVEVDMGDPIEVPEAPWEPFYVDLWGKDRLNADMNWAILNDSTTLVGDAIFGDTTLTNPPSNWATIAGGFGEAVEISEEKAIIVTGKLELIGGGGGSAYTHIRYGLAYQEDAKLENALTDSARWVSEGTWDTYLFTPRTGTGTMSNTWRGVPAYAKVGVVWREPDGSWYSTNSAGTWALSQVEQRPRNAEMIAGMYDFAISVKALPGGINEIRWYLVEENEKYWFAGVAYDSAQITTKFNLICFGFNKDSQTKLVKLYEVKVDKGDPIKIPLPPFVNHYLSDIGFVGGRNGNGQWTLQPGEFVGDFTLYPIVQTSAWIAIRGEFDAPIIPEAGRAVKVYGEMELIGGGFDNDNAMRLGLFNSDAGELVDYHWTGSEIGTGYLFIPPSGDNPLPYWLASGVSGSIGAVVNNVWLSTNGPDNYVLSDAVQSPAGAIGDSGKYEFELYYGKDADGNACVKIKLSKKDNSYIFEASAYDNNVVTDTINSFLFALNTTNSRVAAIKFIGLKADTTNTPEVAIGPDFANRPVEFELKQNYPNPFNPTTNIEFTLPKDTDVKIVVYDIMGRQVATLAKGYYKAGYYRITFDAGRLPSGVYFYKMVAGEFTKVKKLMLLK from the coding sequence ATGAAGAAAAAAAGAAACATTTGGCCCGTATTTGTAATGTGTATCCTATTTTTAAGCGGGATAGCATTACAGGCACAGGTAATTGATTTTGAAGATTACGAAATAGGTGATACGCTTGATGTTATTGGTTGGAATACAGGGGAAACTGCTGTAATCGACACATTACCCGGAGAGCCTGGTAATAAGGCGTTAAAATTCACGCCTAACAATTACAATGCTGCACCAGTAGTTAAGGTGGTACTGGAAGAAGGCAAAACACTTGCAGATTATGATTCGATTAAAATTAAGTTTTTCTTCAAACAGGGAGATGTGGGTTGGAAAGATATTATTGTAGAAGCCTATCAGGACTCACCAACAGCACAAGCCTATAATAATTCAAGTGTAAAGGTTGGGTCTTATAATCGTAATGTAAATGAGGCTTCGACCGAGTGGGAAGAGATAGCTTTCAAGTTAACCAATCCGTCACCTGGTTACCTTGCATCACTCGAAGATACTATCTATTTAGCTTTTGGAATTAATTGTGCCGGTACTGGAAATATCGGAGGTACTGGAGTTACTACAATCTGGTATGCTGATGATATCGAGTTTATTCTTAGGACTTTTCCTATTCCTGTTTACAAATGGGGTAAGGATAGATTGAATGCAGATACGAATTGGGATCTTCTTAACGTACCTGAAATGCCAAGAGGTGATGTAATATTTGGAGACACAACACTTACGAATCCGCCATCAGGCTGGGCAACCATAGCAGGTGGTTTTGACGAAGTACAGGCAACTACCGATAAAGCTGTGATTATTCGTGGTAAACTTGAGCTCATAGGAGGAGGTGGTGGTAGTGCATATACCCATATGAGGTATGCAGTTGCATATCAGGATAGCGCTGTGTTGAAGTATCAAAATACCGATAGTGCAAAGTGGGAAAGCCCCAAGAATTGGTTTAGTTACCTATTCACACCTCGAACTGGAATGGGAACTATGTCAAATACCTGGAGAGGAGTACCTGCTTATGCCAAAGTTGGAGTAGTCTGGAGAGAGCCTGATGGTAGTTGGTACAGTACTAATAGCGCTGGAACGTGGGCTTTATCGCAACAGTTACAGGCACCTCGTAATGCAGAAATGATTGCAGGAATGTATGATTTTGCAATTTCTGTTAGAGTATTACCTGATAGTATAAACGAAATACGCTGGTATCTTGTTGAGGAAAATAATAAATATTGGTTTGGTGGTGTAGCCTATGATTCAGTGATGATAACTACAAAATTTAACCAGATATGCTTCGGTTTTAATAAGGATTCACAGACAAAGCTGGTAAAATTGTATGGTGTTGAAGTAGACATGGGAGATCCTATAGAGGTGCCTGAAGCTCCATGGGAACCATTTTATGTTGATCTGTGGGGTAAAGATAGATTGAATGCAGATATGAATTGGGCTATTCTTAATGATTCGACGACGCTGGTTGGCGATGCAATATTTGGAGACACAACACTTACGAATCCGCCATCAAACTGGGCAACTATAGCAGGTGGTTTTGGCGAAGCTGTTGAGATTAGTGAGGAGAAGGCAATTATTGTAACTGGTAAACTTGAGCTCATAGGAGGAGGTGGTGGTAGCGCATATACCCATATAAGATATGGGTTAGCATATCAAGAGGATGCTAAGTTAGAGAATGCACTGACTGATTCTGCAAGATGGGTTAGTGAAGGAACTTGGGATACCTACCTATTCACACCTCGAACTGGAACGGGAACTATGTCAAATACCTGGAGAGGGGTACCTGCTTATGCCAAAGTTGGAGTTGTTTGGAGAGAGCCTGATGGTAGTTGGTACAGTACTAACAGTGCTGGAACATGGGCACTATCACAAGTTGAGCAAAGACCACGTAATGCAGAAATGATAGCCGGGATGTATGATTTCGCGATTTCGGTTAAAGCATTACCTGGCGGTATTAATGAAATCCGCTGGTATCTTGTTGAAGAAAATGAAAAATACTGGTTTGCCGGCGTAGCCTATGATTCAGCACAGATAACTACAAAATTTAATCTAATATGCTTTGGTTTCAATAAGGATTCACAGACAAAGTTGGTAAAACTTTACGAGGTTAAGGTAGATAAGGGTGATCCAATAAAAATACCATTACCTCCTTTTGTTAATCATTACTTATCAGATATTGGATTTGTAGGTGGTAGGAATGGTAATGGTCAATGGACATTACAGCCTGGAGAATTTGTTGGAGATTTTACTTTATATCCTATCGTTCAAACTTCAGCTTGGATAGCTATTAGGGGTGAATTTGATGCACCTATCATACCTGAAGCTGGTAGAGCAGTTAAAGTATATGGTGAAATGGAACTTATTGGAGGTGGTTTTGATAATGACAATGCAATGAGATTGGGATTGTTCAATTCAGATGCTGGCGAACTCGTTGATTATCACTGGACAGGTTCAGAAATTGGAACTGGATATTTGTTCATTCCCCCAAGTGGTGACAATCCATTACCATACTGGCTTGCTTCCGGTGTGAGTGGTTCGATTGGTGCAGTAGTGAATAATGTATGGTTATCGACGAATGGTCCGGACAATTATGTTTTAAGCGATGCAGTTCAATCTCCTGCAGGAGCAATAGGAGATTCAGGTAAATACGAGTTCGAACTTTATTATGGTAAAGATGCCGATGGAAATGCATGTGTTAAAATTAAATTATCCAAGAAAGATAATAGCTATATATTTGAAGCATCTGCATATGATAATAATGTGGTTACTGACACGATAAATAGCTTTCTGTTCGCACTAAATACTACTAATAGTAGAGTTGCGGCTATAAAATTTATCGGGCTGAAAGCTGATACAACAAATACTCCAGAAGTCGCTATAGGACCTGATTTTGCTAATAGACCAGTGGAATTTGAACTCAAACAGAACTATCCGAACCCATTCAACCCGACGACTAATATCGAATTTACATTACCGAAAGATACTGATGTGAAGATAGTGGTCTACGATATTATGGGAAGACAGGTAGCCACACTTGCAAAGGGATACTACAAAGCTGGTTATTATAGAATTACTTTTGATGCTGGTAGATTACCATCTGGAGTTTACTTCTACAAAATGGTAGCTGGTGAATTTACTAAGGTTAAAAAGCTAATGTTACTGAAGTAG
- a CDS encoding endo-1,4-beta-xylanase — protein MTCSNTIKFFAVYLILIISIAISQTVKNGGFENTSLGEITNESIEGWSFPVGSSVSDPPYFAIVDDTVHKGNHALMVVVKSIGTNDWDIQAVAESIKVDPAKTYIYSVWAKSKKGNAKVNFTVGNYIYHEYGRIGGVTLSTEWENFTFEFQLDDGSTTIRAPIHFNFSENIRDTIWIDDFKIIDVEKEFASRVPVIIEAEDGELGEDFTTGTDGDITYITVTTDYAADVAKSAPDTLNRNKRTVKYNVLFPYAGTYSLYAKVKVGPNGYNDDSFWYSNGFGDKDASNPDDWIAVNGLANAGFTNAEDVIFERGAAGNNVWKWVNLSNNKMEGEVPINFTVQEDSTTVIFMIGGREDGLYFDKFAFGRSDLYFTVEMLDSAWAGSPEWPKEPVETWPGPPLATGHIKFLGNVWSSPQKKDFEKYWNQVTPENAGKWGSVEGTRDVMNWTILDEAYNFAKEHEFPFMFHVLIWGAQQPSWMNDNTLTDDEKYEEITEWFHAVADRYPDIDFLQVVNEPLHQPPQYKSALGGNGDTGWDWVINAFQLARDIFPDTVKLMINDFGIIGSTSSTQQYLNIINLLKERGLIDAIGVQGHAFTTYYASTSTIKSCLDLLASTGLPVYVTELDIDGVDDQVQLEEYQRVFPTLYQHPGVMGITLWGWRRGLWRDEQGAYLINSDGSERPAMKWLIAYMDTVQDYVSIEEDLVQGNPLEFKLYNNYPNPFNPTTTISFSVPINTHVKLTVFNILGQYVETIYQGNVTPGTYSILFDGSQLESGIYFYRIDADGFSQTKKFILLK, from the coding sequence ATGACTTGTTCTAACACAATCAAATTTTTTGCGGTCTATTTAATTCTAATTATTTCAATTGCTATTTCACAAACAGTTAAAAACGGTGGTTTTGAAAACACCTCTTTAGGTGAAATAACGAACGAAAGTATCGAAGGTTGGTCTTTCCCTGTGGGATCAAGTGTTTCAGACCCACCCTATTTCGCTATAGTTGATGATACTGTACACAAAGGAAACCACGCTTTAATGGTTGTGGTAAAATCTATTGGTACTAATGACTGGGACATACAGGCAGTAGCCGAAAGCATTAAAGTAGATCCAGCCAAAACTTACATCTATTCAGTCTGGGCAAAGTCAAAAAAAGGAAATGCAAAAGTAAATTTTACAGTCGGTAATTACATCTATCACGAATACGGAAGAATAGGAGGTGTTACCCTTTCAACAGAATGGGAGAATTTTACATTTGAATTTCAATTAGACGACGGCAGTACAACTATAAGAGCTCCAATTCATTTTAATTTTTCTGAAAATATCAGAGATACAATATGGATTGATGATTTCAAAATTATAGATGTTGAAAAAGAATTTGCCTCAAGAGTACCAGTGATCATTGAAGCAGAAGATGGAGAACTTGGTGAAGATTTTACAACTGGTACCGACGGAGACATTACATACATCACTGTCACAACAGATTATGCTGCTGATGTTGCAAAAAGTGCTCCAGATACCCTCAACAGAAACAAGAGAACTGTAAAATACAATGTGCTATTCCCATATGCAGGTACATATAGCTTATATGCTAAAGTAAAGGTGGGTCCAAATGGATATAATGATGATAGCTTCTGGTATTCCAACGGATTTGGAGATAAGGACGCTTCCAATCCCGATGATTGGATAGCTGTAAATGGATTAGCTAACGCAGGTTTTACAAATGCCGAAGATGTAATCTTTGAACGTGGGGCGGCTGGAAACAATGTCTGGAAGTGGGTAAATCTATCGAATAATAAAATGGAAGGTGAGGTACCAATTAATTTTACGGTTCAAGAAGATAGTACCACAGTTATTTTTATGATTGGTGGCCGTGAAGATGGATTATATTTCGATAAGTTTGCCTTTGGTCGCTCTGATTTATATTTCACTGTTGAAATGCTTGATAGTGCCTGGGCAGGATCTCCAGAATGGCCAAAAGAACCCGTTGAAACCTGGCCTGGACCACCATTAGCCACAGGCCATATTAAATTCCTTGGAAACGTATGGAGTAGCCCACAAAAGAAAGATTTTGAAAAGTACTGGAATCAGGTAACACCTGAAAATGCTGGAAAATGGGGTTCTGTCGAGGGAACAAGAGATGTTATGAACTGGACTATACTTGATGAAGCTTACAATTTTGCAAAAGAACATGAATTCCCATTTATGTTTCACGTCCTTATATGGGGAGCACAACAACCTTCCTGGATGAATGATAATACTTTAACTGATGATGAAAAATATGAAGAGATCACGGAATGGTTCCATGCAGTCGCTGATAGATACCCTGATATTGACTTCTTACAGGTTGTCAACGAACCTTTACATCAACCACCTCAATACAAAAGCGCTCTCGGCGGCAATGGAGATACAGGCTGGGATTGGGTAATAAATGCATTTCAATTAGCAAGAGATATTTTCCCGGATACTGTAAAACTAATGATAAACGACTTCGGAATCATTGGAAGTACAAGCTCTACCCAACAGTATTTAAACATAATAAACCTTCTTAAAGAAAGAGGTCTAATTGACGCTATTGGAGTACAGGGGCATGCATTTACCACTTACTATGCTTCCACATCCACTATAAAATCATGTCTCGATTTATTGGCATCCACAGGTTTACCCGTCTATGTTACTGAATTAGATATAGATGGTGTTGACGATCAGGTTCAATTAGAAGAATATCAAAGAGTATTTCCAACACTTTATCAGCACCCTGGAGTTATGGGAATAACTCTCTGGGGATGGAGACGTGGACTATGGAGAGATGAACAGGGAGCATATCTTATAAACAGTGATGGCTCCGAAAGACCAGCCATGAAATGGTTAATTGCCTATATGGATACTGTACAGGATTATGTTTCAATTGAAGAAGATTTAGTTCAAGGGAATCCACTTGAATTTAAATTATACAACAATTATCCAAATCCATTTAACCCAACAACAACTATAAGTTTCTCAGTTCCAATAAATACTCACGTAAAGCTCACTGTATTTAATATTTTAGGACAGTATGTAGAAACAATATATCAAGGTAACGTAACTCCCGGTACATATTCTATTCTTTTTGATGGTTCACAATTAGAAAGTGGAATATATTTCTATCGAATCGATGCGGATGGTTTTAGCCAGACGAAAAAGTTTATACTTCTAAAATAG
- a CDS encoding T9SS type A sorting domain-containing protein: MKKIILSLIIFVVTFPLLFGQQKDTVDVPGYWESGGQEGTLNEAVQEAINNGTLSNTVFRLKPYEQYVLTATIEVPEGETLELVAPPPGNTQETAPPQILWTASGAVTKEFHIRVFGHLIMKNIWVRYADIDGVQTGTPIVFDQDATDTTQQYGYFEGCVFEWMPCPAVTASGSICVRAVHLHLELKNCYFRNCVDKHYMYYGRAVSFPYDVPDYHTDYVSFENCTFANMGYVYMQEMNNYADTVYFNHCTFYNVVMFSLEGGVYYWANVTNSLFVNAYMLGFIPAQGEDPSGAIMSITPADSIDFKVPFSDKDRHILIAHNAYYVDSWLVDWMRGGWTKDAEWKPSSRIMDVGCPYVQGLYRERRFDEIPYPRPMLDSWTKDFCDSTIVDSATGEVVKAFPYINRANNLDITSDPQTLTETLNPGFFEPPLDLDSLKLFLEQKWSTNADYMWDYKPEAGKNQEWPLPENLAYTNELLKSYAMGGFPLGDLYNWWNPDLREGAEDYYSQWLQQADQEREKIWTWLVTGVHPDSQGNAIKDINEIALKSYELKQNYPNPFNPVTTIEYYLPKAGFVKLKVYNMIGKEVTTIVSEFKQKGNYKVVFDGKDLPSGVYIYRLETDGIMLTRKLLLIK; encoded by the coding sequence ATGAAAAAAATTATCTTAAGTTTAATTATTTTTGTTGTTACATTTCCATTATTATTTGGGCAACAAAAAGATACTGTAGATGTACCTGGATACTGGGAATCAGGTGGGCAAGAAGGAACATTGAATGAAGCAGTACAGGAAGCTATAAATAATGGAACATTATCCAATACAGTCTTTAGATTAAAACCCTATGAACAATATGTCTTGACAGCTACTATAGAAGTTCCCGAAGGAGAGACCTTAGAGTTAGTTGCTCCACCTCCTGGTAATACACAGGAAACTGCACCACCTCAAATTTTATGGACTGCAAGTGGTGCTGTTACTAAAGAATTTCATATAAGAGTATTCGGTCATCTCATTATGAAGAATATATGGGTAAGGTATGCAGATATAGATGGAGTTCAAACTGGAACACCTATAGTTTTCGATCAGGATGCAACGGATACAACACAACAGTATGGTTATTTCGAAGGATGTGTTTTTGAGTGGATGCCATGTCCTGCAGTAACAGCTTCTGGAAGTATCTGTGTTCGAGCGGTACATTTACATCTTGAACTTAAAAATTGTTATTTTCGTAATTGTGTAGATAAGCATTATATGTATTATGGGCGCGCGGTATCGTTTCCTTATGACGTGCCGGACTATCATACAGACTATGTATCCTTTGAAAATTGTACTTTTGCCAATATGGGATATGTTTATATGCAGGAGATGAATAACTATGCAGATACAGTATATTTTAATCACTGTACATTTTATAATGTTGTTATGTTTTCCCTTGAAGGTGGTGTATATTACTGGGCAAATGTTACAAATTCATTATTTGTAAATGCTTATATGCTGGGTTTTATTCCAGCTCAAGGAGAGGATCCTTCAGGTGCTATAATGTCAATTACACCTGCTGACTCAATTGATTTTAAAGTTCCTTTTAGTGACAAGGATAGACATATTCTAATAGCACATAACGCTTATTATGTTGACAGCTGGTTAGTAGATTGGATGAGAGGAGGCTGGACTAAAGACGCTGAGTGGAAGCCGAGTAGTAGAATAATGGATGTAGGCTGTCCTTATGTTCAAGGTTTATATAGAGAAAGGAGATTTGATGAAATTCCTTATCCAAGGCCAATGCTGGATAGCTGGACAAAGGATTTCTGTGATTCAACAATTGTGGATTCTGCAACTGGTGAAGTTGTGAAAGCTTTTCCCTATATAAACAGGGCAAATAATCTAGATATTACCTCCGATCCTCAAACCTTGACAGAAACTTTAAATCCGGGCTTTTTTGAACCACCACTTGACCTCGATAGTCTAAAATTATTTCTTGAACAAAAATGGTCAACCAATGCTGATTACATGTGGGATTATAAACCTGAAGCTGGTAAAAATCAGGAATGGCCTTTACCAGAAAACCTTGCATATACAAATGAACTGCTTAAGTCCTATGCTATGGGTGGATTCCCATTAGGAGATTTGTATAATTGGTGGAACCCAGATTTAAGGGAAGGGGCTGAGGATTATTATTCGCAGTGGTTGCAGCAGGCTGATCAGGAAAGAGAAAAGATATGGACATGGTTGGTAACCGGAGTACATCCTGATAGTCAAGGTAATGCAATAAAAGATATTAATGAAATTGCGTTAAAATCCTATGAATTAAAACAGAATTATCCAAATCCATTCAATCCCGTTACAACTATTGAATATTATCTTCCCAAGGCAGGTTTTGTTAAACTAAAAGTTTATAATATGATTGGAAAAGAGGTTACAACTATAGTCAGTGAATTCAAGCAGAAAGGTAATTATAAAGTAGTATTTGATGGTAAAGACTTACCAAGTGGAGTATATATTTATCGTTTAGAAACAGATGGCATAATGCTAACAAGAAAATTATTATTAATTAAATAA